The candidate division WOR-3 bacterium genome segment AAACGCCGGTGCGCGGCCTCTACGTCTCGACCGGGATGAGCGGCCACGGCTTCATGTTTGCTCCGGCACTGGGCAAGCTGATGGCGGAACAGATGGTTTCAGGCCGGGCCTCGATTCCGCTCGACGAGTTCTTCCTCTCCCGCAGCTTCGGCAAGGCCGAAGCGATGAAGTAGTCGGCGGCCGCCAGAGCGTCCGCGGTTCCGTCATCCTGAGTTCGAAGCAGGATCTCTCAGAGTTCCACCACATAGACACGAGGAGTCCGGGCGGCCGCAGACGCGCCCGGGCGGCACGCCTCGCTTCTACTCGGCGTCCTGGAAGAAGCGGTCGATATCGGCGAGATTGGTGGTGAGGCGCAGGCCCTTGGGCAGGGAGTTGAGAAAGACGCGGCCGTAGGGCCGGTCAACGATCCTGCGGTCCAGCACGCAGACAACGCCCCGGTCCTGCGCGGTTCTGATGAGCCGGCCAAAGCCCTGGCGGAAGCGGAGGACCGCGGTCGGCAGTTGGTAGGCGGTGAACGGCTCCAGGCCGTTCTGTTTCATCCGTTCCGCTATGGCAGACAGGCGTGGATCATCAGGGACCTCGAACGGCAGGCGGCAGATGATGAGGCAGGAGAGCGCCTCGCCGGGAACGTCGATGCCCTGCCAGAACGACTGGGTGGCAAAGAGGACCGAGTGTCTGTCTTCCTGGAATGCGGCGAGCAGTTTGGGCAGGGGCAGGTCGCCCTGGCGGAGGAAGTTGTACCCGGCCGGCGGAACCAGGTCACAGACCGCATTCACCGATTCGTAGCTGGTGAAGAGGACGAGCGCGCGACCTTTGCTCTCGTGGATTATCGCGGCGATGGCCCCGGCCGCGGCGCGGGTGAATTCGTCCCCGGCAGTCGGCGCCGGCAGCCTGGGCGGAACGAACACCAGGCTCTGGCTTCCGTAGTCGAACGGCGAGTCGAGGCGGATCTGGCTGAAGTCGTCGAGCCCGAGCCGTTCGGAGAAGAACCCGAAGTTGCCGGCAACCGTGAGCGTGGCCGAGGTGAGGATGACCGGTATGCCGAGGTCGTAGACGTGTGCGCGAAGCATGGGCGTGACGTTGAGCGGCGCGGCGAAGAGGCAGAGGTTGTCGCCGGCCGGTTGCTCGGCCCAGTAGACCGAGTTCTCGGTCGCAAAGTCCGAGAAGGCCGCAAAGGCGCCGGTGGTGGCGCGCAGGCGGTGGACCGCGACCGCGAATTCGGTTGCGGCGAGTTCGTCCTTGATCTCGGGCGCGGCCTTTTCCATGGCATCGGCCAGCCGGGTCAGGGCCGAGGTCGCCTCGGCGGCAGGCAGGGCTTCGCGCAGGCGCGTGCGGCCGGGGCCGGGCAGGCGGGCGACGGTGTCTGTGAAGAACCGGCTGGTCGCTTCGCGGCTTTCGTTGGTCGCGGCTTCGACGTCCTTGCGCAGCCGGGTGCGCGCGCCGAGCATGCGGGCGAGTCCGCCGCGCCCCGGGCCGAGCACGTCGTCGAGCAGTTCGGCAACCGAGCGCTGGGAGAGGTCGGCGCCGAAGTGGCGGACGCAGGCCTCCTCAAGCCGGTGGGCCTCGTCGAAGATGACCGCGTCGGGTTCGGGCAGCAGGTCGCCGGCACCGGTCACGCTGGCGAAGAAGAGCGCGTGATTGACGATGAGGAGCTGGGCGTCGGACCACTCGCGTTTCGCCCTGTAGTAGAAGCAGGCCTTGCGATACGGACAGAGCTCGCGCCGGCAGGCGACTGAGTCGCGGGCCACGCGCCGGGCGACGGCGGCGGGCAGGGGGTGGGGGTAGTCGAGGAGCACGCCGGTCTCGGTCGTGTCGGCCCAGTTGAAGAGCCGGCCGGCAGCACTTGCGTCGGCGCGCGAGTCGAACAGCCCGCGGGCCAGTTGCGTCTCGATCCGGAACCGGCAGAGGTAGTTGCCCTGGCCGTAGGCCACCGCCACCCTGGGTGCGGAGTCGAGCAACCCGGCGGCGAGCGGGACGTCCTTGGTGATGAGTTGGGATTGGAGTATGCGGGTGTAGGTCGAAACGGTGACCCGTTTGCCGCTCTGTTTGGCCCAGAGCGCGGCCGGCACAAGATAGGCCAGGCTCTTGCCTACTCCGGTGCCGGCTTCGATGGCCAGGCGTCCACGGTCGCTCAGCGCAAGCTCGACCTGCCGGGCCATTTCGAGTTGCTGCGGCCGGTGTTCGTAGCCGGGGAGGACGCGGCTCAGCGGGCCGTCGGGCTGGAAGCAGGCTGCGGCAGGAGTCACTCGGGTTGGACAATCACAGACGGGCAGGGACGGACAATGGCCGCGGGCGTGGGGTTGCTTCCTCTTGGTGGCTTTGTGTCTTGGTGGTGGATTCCTACTCCGTCCTGCTCGAGTCACCGATGTCATAGGAGCCGACGAAGGCATCATCGAAGTCGTACACGGCGTGGAAGTCTTCGATACGGTCTTCCTCGGTCTTGGACAGGAGTCCGGCGTCGACGAGGTTGAAGACCAGGTTGCCAAAGTCGTCGGTGGTCCTGACACCCCAGGACCTGAGGACTGCGTGAGCCATCTGGCCGTAGCGCTTGAGCGCGAGGTCCTTGATACCTTCGAGCAGCTCACGGCCGGTGACGTGGCGGCGCTGCTCCAGCCGCTGCCAGGTGTAGCCGAGCGCATCGTGGACGAACACGTACGCCTCGGACTTGTACCGGGGGTCTTTGGCAAGTATCTGGGGGAGCGGATTCTCCACCTGCCGATTGTAGCGCGTGCGGGCGCAGGCTCAAGCTCAGGCGCTAGCACAAGCGCAAGCAGTTCAGGTACTTCTGCATTCCGGCCTCTGCCCACGTTTGGGCCTCGTGAGGCGGCGCTTCCTTGACTTTCCCCTCACACGGTCTATGATAGCCGTCTGTGAATAGACCCAATTCGGACGCAGTCAGGCGTCGTTCATGTCGGCTCGGGCCGCATGGGGTAAGGGTCGATTTCCGGGGCGGCAAGGTCACCGGCATCACCTTTGGCGCGAAGGGTGTCGGCGATGATCGGAAGCTGGCAAGAGACCTCGGAGAAGTGCTCGATGGTGGCAGGATTCCCGAGTATCTGCATGTCGATACAACCGGGCTGTCCGAGTTCACATGCGAGGTACTGGGCCGCTGTGCAGGTATTCGTCCCGGACAAGTGATGACCTACTCAGAACTCGCGCGGGCCGCGGGCCGTCCCAAGGCCGCGCGTGCCGTTGGTCAGGTGATGGCCAACAACCCGTACGCTCTCTTGATTCCGTGTCACCGCGTGGTGGGTTCGGACTACGCGTTGCACGGTTTCGGCGGGGGCCTGGCGATGAAAGAGTGGTTGCTTGCGCAAGAGGGCTGGCAGTTTGAGGGGAAAGGGCGCTCACGCAGACTGAAGTCAGAAGTCAGAAGCCAAGAGCCGAAAGCCAACGCTCCAAGGCGGCGGCTGGAAGCCGGGAGCGAGAGGCGAGGGGCGAGAGGCGTGGCCGGCGGCCGTGGCTGAGACCATTGAGCGGCTGGTGGTCGGACCGCTTGCCACCAACTGCTACATTCTGAAGTCTGGCGCCGAACTGGCCGTGGTTGACCCGGGCGGGGACGCTGAGATTGTCCTTGCCAGGGCGAAAGAACTCGGCGGGAACGTGAAGTACGTCATCGATACCCATGGGCACATCGACCACATCGCAGCCAACCGTGAGGTCATTGAGGCGACCGGTGCCCAGTTGTTGATTGGCGAGCTGGACGCGAAGCTGCTCGCCCATCCGGATGGGAATCTGTCGAGCCTGATGGGTATGAGATTGACCTCGCCGGCCCCGAACCGGCTGCTCAAAGAGGGCGACAAGGTCGTCGTGGGCGAGGCGGAGATGAAGGTATTGCACACACCCGGCCACACACCGGGTGGAATCTGCCTGCTGGCCTCGGGCTACGCCTTCACCGGTGACACGCTGTTCGTTGATTCCATCGGCAGGGTGGATTTCCCCGGAGGGTCGGAAGGGCAGATGCTGGCGTCGCTCAGCCGCCTCCAGGCAGTCCTGAGCAAGGAGACCGAGTTGTACCCCGGGCATGGTGAGTCGGGAGCGTTCGGCAGGGCGCTGCTCGTCAATCCGTTCCTCGGCAGCATCGGGGTGAGCGTCTGATTGTGAGTGACAAGCGATGATCTTCAAGATTGGACAGGAGGAAGAATGCCCAAGGTGAGAGTCGGCATTATCGGCATCGGCAACTGCTGCAGCAGCCTGGTTCAGGGCGTGCACTACTACCGGAAAGCCAAGGCCGGCGATTCGATTCCCGGAATCATGCACGCGAATCTGGGAGGCTACGACATCGGCGACGTTGAGTTCACTGTGGCCATCGACATCGACAAGAACAAGGTCGGGAAAGACCTGTCGCAGGCGATCGCGACCAAGCCGAACAACACGCTGAAGTTCACGGACGTGCCCAAGACCGGTGTCAAGGTACTGCGGGGCATGACCCACGACGGGCTCGGCTTCTACCTGTCGCAAGTCATCGAGAAAGCGCCCGGCCCGACCGCCGACATCGTGCGCGCGCTCAAAGAGACGAAGACCGACGTGGTCGTGAACTTCCTGCCGGTAGGCAGCGAAGAGGCGACCAAGTGGTACGTCGAACAAGTACTCAAGGCCGGGTGCGCGTTCGTGAACGGCATCCCGGTGTTCATCGCCTCGCAGAAGTACTGGCACCGACGGTTCAAGACTGCGGGTCTGCCGGTGCTTGGGGATGACATCAAGTCCCAGGTCGGCGCGACCATCATGCACCGGATGCTCGTGTCGCTGTTCAATGACCGTGGGGTCAAGTTGCTCAAGACGATGCAGCTCAACGTTGGCGGCAATACCGACTTCATGAACATGCTCGAGCGCTCGCGGCTGAAGTCGAAGAAGATCTCCAAGACCGGCGCGGTCACGTCGCTCCTCAAGTACGACATCGGCGAGGACAACATCCACGTCGGGCCTTCGGACTACGTGCCGTGGTTGCTGGACCGGAAGTGGTGCTATCTGCGGATGGAAGGCCAGACCTTTGGGGATGTGCCCCTGAACGTTGAGCTGAAGATGGAAGTCTGGGACTCGCCCAATTCCGCCGGCGTGATGATTGACGCGGTTCGCTGCGCCAAGCTGGCACTGGATTGCGGCCTATCCGGCAGCATCATCGAACCGTCGTCGTACTTCTTCAAGACGCCGCCGGTTCAGTTTCCGGATGACGTGTGCCGGGACAAGACCCAGACCTACATCAAGAAGTACGGCCAGAAGACGAAGAAGGCATAGGATTCCGAGGTCCGAGGATTCCAAGGTCTGAGCATATGATCTTGGAGTCCTCGGTTCCTTGACGGCGACAGACTGGTGCGTGGCGTTCTCGTAACTTTCGAAGGCGTCGAAGGTTCCGGCAAGTCGACTCAAGTCGAGCGGCTGACGAAGCGGCTGGCAGCGTCAGGGGTTGCGTGTTCGGCATTCCGTGAGCCGGGTGGAACCGAGATCGGCGAGGCGATCCGTCGCGTGCTGCTCAATCCCCGTCATTGTGAGATGCACGCCCTGACCGAGTTGTTCCTCTACCTTGCAGCCAGGAACCAGCTTGTCCGAGAGAAGGTTATGTCCGCGCTGTCCGCGGGCAAGGTCGTGGTTCTTGATCGCTTCGGAGATTCGTCGGCAGCCTACCAGGGCGCCGGGCGTGGTCTGGACCAGAAGCTGGTCGCGCGGCTGAACAAGCTGGCAACCGCAGACCTGAAGCCGAACCTGACCTTGTTGGTGGATGTACCAGTCAGAGTAGGGCAGGGGCGAAAGGCCTCCGGTGTCCTTGACAGACTGGAGCGCGAACGGGTAGAATTTCACGAGCGGGTGCGCGACGGCTACCTGCGGGTGGCAAGGCGCGCGCCCGGTCGATTCAGGGTCGTTGATGGCACGTTGCCTGCCGATGAGCTTGAACGGCTGGTCTACCGTCACGTTGAAGAACTGCTGAAGCGAAAGGTTGTCCTGAAGCAATGAAGCGA includes the following:
- a CDS encoding MBL fold metallo-hydrolase; amino-acid sequence: MERLVVGPLATNCYILKSGAELAVVDPGGDAEIVLARAKELGGNVKYVIDTHGHIDHIAANREVIEATGAQLLIGELDAKLLAHPDGNLSSLMGMRLTSPAPNRLLKEGDKVVVGEAEMKVLHTPGHTPGGICLLASGYAFTGDTLFVDSIGRVDFPGGSEGQMLASLSRLQAVLSKETELYPGHGESGAFGRALLVNPFLGSIGVSV
- a CDS encoding MGMT family protein — translated: MNRPNSDAVRRRSCRLGPHGVRVDFRGGKVTGITFGAKGVGDDRKLARDLGEVLDGGRIPEYLHVDTTGLSEFTCEVLGRCAGIRPGQVMTYSELARAAGRPKAARAVGQVMANNPYALLIPCHRVVGSDYALHGFGGGLAMKEWLLAQEGWQFEGKGRSRRLKSEVRSQEPKANAPRRRLEAGSERRGARGVAGGRG
- a CDS encoding inositol-3-phosphate synthase, with the translated sequence MPKVRVGIIGIGNCCSSLVQGVHYYRKAKAGDSIPGIMHANLGGYDIGDVEFTVAIDIDKNKVGKDLSQAIATKPNNTLKFTDVPKTGVKVLRGMTHDGLGFYLSQVIEKAPGPTADIVRALKETKTDVVVNFLPVGSEEATKWYVEQVLKAGCAFVNGIPVFIASQKYWHRRFKTAGLPVLGDDIKSQVGATIMHRMLVSLFNDRGVKLLKTMQLNVGGNTDFMNMLERSRLKSKKISKTGAVTSLLKYDIGEDNIHVGPSDYVPWLLDRKWCYLRMEGQTFGDVPLNVELKMEVWDSPNSAGVMIDAVRCAKLALDCGLSGSIIEPSSYFFKTPPVQFPDDVCRDKTQTYIKKYGQKTKKA
- a CDS encoding ATP-dependent DNA helicase, whose translation is MMPSSAPMTSVTRAGRSRNPPPRHKATKRKQPHARGHCPSLPVCDCPTRVTPAAACFQPDGPLSRVLPGYEHRPQQLEMARQVELALSDRGRLAIEAGTGVGKSLAYLVPAALWAKQSGKRVTVSTYTRILQSQLITKDVPLAAGLLDSAPRVAVAYGQGNYLCRFRIETQLARGLFDSRADASAAGRLFNWADTTETGVLLDYPHPLPAAVARRVARDSVACRRELCPYRKACFYYRAKREWSDAQLLIVNHALFFASVTGAGDLLPEPDAVIFDEAHRLEEACVRHFGADLSQRSVAELLDDVLGPGRGGLARMLGARTRLRKDVEAATNESREATSRFFTDTVARLPGPGRTRLREALPAAEATSALTRLADAMEKAAPEIKDELAATEFAVAVHRLRATTGAFAAFSDFATENSVYWAEQPAGDNLCLFAAPLNVTPMLRAHVYDLGIPVILTSATLTVAGNFGFFSERLGLDDFSQIRLDSPFDYGSQSLVFVPPRLPAPTAGDEFTRAAAGAIAAIIHESKGRALVLFTSYESVNAVCDLVPPAGYNFLRQGDLPLPKLLAAFQEDRHSVLFATQSFWQGIDVPGEALSCLIICRLPFEVPDDPRLSAIAERMKQNGLEPFTAYQLPTAVLRFRQGFGRLIRTAQDRGVVCVLDRRIVDRPYGRVFLNSLPKGLRLTTNLADIDRFFQDAE
- a CDS encoding dTMP kinase, coding for MVRGVLVTFEGVEGSGKSTQVERLTKRLAASGVACSAFREPGGTEIGEAIRRVLLNPRHCEMHALTELFLYLAARNQLVREKVMSALSAGKVVVLDRFGDSSAAYQGAGRGLDQKLVARLNKLATADLKPNLTLLVDVPVRVGQGRKASGVLDRLERERVEFHERVRDGYLRVARRAPGRFRVVDGTLPADELERLVYRHVEELLKRKVVLKQ